The following are from one region of the Paenibacillus sabinae T27 genome:
- a CDS encoding lysophospholipid acyltransferase family protein, producing the protein MIYVICRGLLRMIYAVLFPLKVVGVDNIPSEGGVLLCGNHTSNLDPVTMGIKVKRKVNYMAKAELFKAPVLGPLVRQLGAFPVKRGGVSKESIKTALNLLRNGQVMGIFPEGTRNSDSGIAKKGAATFALRSGAAVVPAAIIGHYKPFRRMVVVYGAPINLSEYAASGSDSAEAVTDLIMARIREMLETGKPSSN; encoded by the coding sequence ATGATTTATGTGATTTGCCGAGGATTGCTTCGCATGATTTATGCCGTGTTGTTCCCGCTGAAAGTGGTCGGAGTTGACAATATTCCGAGCGAGGGCGGGGTGCTGCTGTGTGGCAACCACACGAGCAACCTGGATCCCGTAACCATGGGCATCAAGGTTAAACGCAAAGTGAACTATATGGCCAAGGCGGAACTGTTCAAGGCTCCGGTTCTCGGCCCGCTGGTCAGACAGCTTGGCGCTTTTCCGGTTAAACGCGGCGGCGTAAGCAAAGAATCCATTAAAACGGCGCTTAATTTGCTCCGAAACGGGCAAGTAATGGGGATTTTCCCTGAAGGTACGCGGAACAGCGACAGCGGAATTGCCAAAAAGGGAGCGGCAACCTTTGCCCTCCGCAGCGGCGCGGCTGTTGTTCCGGCGGCGATTATCGGCCACTACAAGCCATTTCGCCGGATGGTCGTCGTTTACGGCGCTCCGATCAATCTGAGCGAATATGCCGCAAGCGGCAGCGATTCGGCTGAAGCGGTTACCGATCTGATCATGGCCCGGATTCGGGAGATGCTTGAGACCGGCAAGCCGAGCAGTAACTGA
- the cmk gene encoding (d)CMP kinase → MVRQGTHTLDKINVAIDGPAGAGKSTVARKVAQKLSYIYVDTGAMYRAVTWYLIRNGIKPEDHEDVLQTVRNMVIELIPGQEVQKVLINGEDATPHIRTLQVSGMVSQYAGIESIRTRLSQLQREMALVKGVVMDGRDIGTTVLPDAEVKIFMTASVEERALRRYKELKDKEQVSLEQLENDIAQRDHLDQNREISPLRRAEDSILLDTTSMDIDQVVETIVSHCRSYARGERNHL, encoded by the coding sequence TTGGTTAGGCAGGGGACACATACTTTGGACAAAATCAACGTCGCCATCGACGGACCTGCCGGGGCAGGCAAGAGTACGGTAGCCCGAAAGGTAGCACAGAAGCTTTCTTACATTTATGTCGATACGGGAGCGATGTACCGGGCGGTTACCTGGTATTTGATCCGTAATGGCATTAAGCCGGAAGATCACGAAGACGTGCTTCAAACAGTGCGAAATATGGTGATTGAATTAATACCCGGACAAGAAGTGCAGAAAGTGCTGATCAACGGGGAAGACGCTACTCCTCATATCCGCACCCTCCAGGTCAGCGGCATGGTATCGCAGTACGCGGGAATCGAGTCCATACGAACCCGGTTAAGCCAATTGCAGCGCGAGATGGCGCTTGTCAAAGGGGTCGTAATGGATGGGCGTGATATCGGCACAACCGTGCTGCCGGACGCCGAAGTGAAGATTTTCATGACGGCAAGCGTGGAGGAACGGGCGCTCCGCCGCTACAAAGAGCTGAAGGATAAGGAGCAGGTGAGTCTGGAGCAGCTTGAGAACGATATTGCACAGCGCGATCATCTCGATCAGAATCGGGAGATTTCGCCGCTGCGACGTGCGGAGGACAGCATTCTGCTCGATACGACGTCGATGGATATCGATCAGGTTGTGGAGACAATCGTGTCCCACTGCAGATCTTATGCTCGCGGGGAGAGAAACCATTTATGA
- a CDS encoding flagellar brake protein, with product MYPKINDHLFIKAASGDAADSEAEYRSRITEWDDESFLIEIPMQEGSGRLKRLHIGDELSVYFMSEGGIKNYFYTHVLGFKEDVIRMVRIRKPAENEIMKMQRRSFLRVSAELELAAKTIGGSRFLVHTEDVGGGGTSFWTDVNVPLELGDRLQCWLLVPYRNGSSDHASFEAEVVRMKELENGRSLAMLKFVNIQDGERQKIIRFCFERQFDFRNR from the coding sequence TTGTATCCCAAAATCAACGACCACCTGTTCATAAAAGCAGCATCCGGCGACGCCGCCGATTCCGAGGCCGAATACCGGTCCAGAATTACGGAATGGGATGACGAATCATTTCTGATCGAAATTCCGATGCAGGAAGGTTCCGGGCGGCTCAAGAGACTTCATATCGGAGACGAGTTGTCGGTCTACTTCATGAGCGAGGGCGGAATCAAGAATTATTTTTACACGCATGTGCTTGGCTTCAAAGAGGATGTCATCCGCATGGTACGCATCCGCAAGCCTGCCGAAAATGAAATTATGAAAATGCAAAGACGAAGCTTCCTGCGTGTCAGCGCAGAGCTTGAGCTTGCGGCCAAAACGATTGGAGGAAGCCGTTTTCTGGTCCACACCGAGGATGTCGGCGGCGGAGGAACGTCGTTCTGGACGGACGTGAACGTACCGCTGGAACTCGGGGATCGGCTGCAGTGCTGGCTTCTTGTCCCTTACCGCAACGGATCAAGCGACCATGCATCCTTTGAGGCCGAGGTTGTAAGAATGAAGGAGCTTGAGAACGGACGGAGTCTGGCGATGCTCAAATTCGTGAACATCCAGGACGGCGAACGTCAAAAGATCATCCGTTTCTGCTTCGAGCGGCAGTTTGATTTTCGCAACCGCTAA
- the ypeB gene encoding germination protein YpeB, protein MYRRMSAVLFPITAVLLIGALVWGYQENQEKNAVLLKAENQYQRAFHDLSYHMERLHGELGNALAVSSTSDGMHRKSLTNVWRLTSEAQNEINQLPLTLLPFSKTEEFLSKISNFSYKAAVRDFKTKPLSEGEMNNMKALYKNSGEISKDLQEVQHKVITNRLRWMDVESALASEKKAEDNTIIDGFKTVDKRVSAYPELDWGPSVASVYDKRSVRKLSGPPVSVDDIRRKALKYADVGSGAKVHITENGKGTEWASYTATVIGTKETVSMDFTTKGGLLISFNNNREVGKAKVSMDEAESKARQFLERKGYSNMVPVSADRFDNLGNFTFVTEQDGVLIYPEKITVRSGLDTGDVTGFQSSDYVVQHQTNRKIPKPGISVDEARKKLNPEFRELYHRLAWIENDDGEEVLTYEFGGRINGSQYRIYENANTGIEESVEEIRTASGAQKQ, encoded by the coding sequence ATGTACAGAAGAATGAGTGCCGTATTGTTCCCGATAACCGCAGTGCTGCTCATTGGAGCGCTTGTGTGGGGCTACCAGGAGAACCAGGAGAAGAACGCGGTCCTGCTGAAAGCAGAGAACCAGTATCAGCGTGCCTTCCATGACCTGTCTTATCATATGGAGCGGCTGCATGGCGAACTCGGCAATGCGCTTGCCGTAAGTTCCACCTCCGACGGAATGCACCGTAAAAGTCTTACAAATGTGTGGCGTTTGACGAGCGAAGCGCAGAATGAAATCAACCAGCTCCCCCTGACGCTGCTGCCATTCAGCAAGACCGAAGAATTCCTCTCCAAAATATCGAACTTCTCCTACAAGGCGGCGGTGCGGGATTTCAAGACCAAGCCTTTGAGCGAAGGCGAAATGAACAACATGAAGGCCCTGTATAAAAATTCGGGAGAAATCTCGAAGGATCTTCAGGAGGTTCAGCACAAGGTAATCACGAACCGTCTCCGCTGGATGGATGTCGAGTCGGCACTGGCATCGGAGAAAAAGGCCGAGGACAACACCATTATCGACGGCTTCAAGACCGTGGACAAACGGGTAAGCGCCTATCCGGAGCTAGATTGGGGTCCTTCTGTTGCCAGCGTGTATGATAAGCGTTCCGTCCGCAAGCTGAGCGGTCCCCCGGTTTCGGTGGATGATATCCGCCGCAAGGCGCTGAAATACGCGGATGTCGGCAGCGGAGCGAAGGTGCATATTACCGAGAACGGAAAAGGGACGGAATGGGCTTCGTATACGGCGACGGTCATTGGGACGAAAGAAACGGTCAGCATGGATTTCACCACAAAAGGCGGGCTGCTGATTTCTTTTAATAATAACCGCGAGGTCGGAAAGGCGAAGGTATCTATGGATGAGGCTGAAAGCAAGGCCCGCCAATTTCTGGAGCGAAAGGGTTATTCGAACATGGTGCCGGTCAGCGCCGACCGGTTCGACAACCTGGGGAACTTCACTTTTGTAACCGAACAGGACGGCGTGCTGATCTATCCCGAAAAAATAACGGTCCGCTCCGGACTCGATACCGGCGACGTTACCGGATTTCAGTCTAGCGACTACGTGGTCCAGCACCAGACTAACCGCAAAATTCCGAAGCCGGGAATCAGTGTTGACGAAGCGCGTAAAAAGCTGAATCCCGAGTTCCGTGAATTGTATCACCGTCTCGCCTGGATCGAGAATGATGACGGGGAAGAGGTGCTCACTTACGAGTTCGGGGGCCGGATCAACGGATCGCAATACCGCATCTACGAAAACGCGAATACCGGCATCGAAGAATCGGTGGAGGAGATCCGGACCGCTTCGGGCGCGCAGAAACAGTGA
- the prsW gene encoding glutamic-type intramembrane protease PrsW — MLLLSVVSSAVAPGLALLIYFYLKDKYDQEPLHIVLKVFLLGLLIVFPVMIIQRGLSLGLHAGPYTESFLISAGVEECLKWFVMYHIIYNHTEFDEPYDGILYAVAISLGFATIENVMYAWYSHASIGSMFLRALLPVSGHAMFGVVMGYHLGRAKFSKGARSRGILAVSLFLPWMWHGIYDFILNTTSSYWIWFIVPLMAFLWYGGMIKVARANNLSPFRLLKREEEVNL; from the coding sequence GTGCTTTTGTTATCGGTAGTTTCGTCGGCAGTGGCACCGGGACTGGCCCTGCTGATTTATTTTTACCTGAAGGACAAGTACGACCAGGAGCCGCTTCATATCGTGCTTAAAGTCTTTTTGCTGGGGCTGCTGATCGTGTTTCCGGTTATGATTATTCAGCGGGGACTGTCCTTGGGGCTGCATGCGGGTCCGTACACGGAATCATTTCTGATCTCCGCCGGAGTGGAGGAGTGCCTGAAATGGTTCGTGATGTATCATATCATCTATAACCACACGGAGTTCGACGAGCCGTATGACGGCATTCTATATGCTGTGGCGATATCGCTCGGTTTTGCGACAATCGAGAATGTGATGTACGCTTGGTACAGCCATGCGTCTATCGGTTCCATGTTCCTGAGAGCGCTGCTGCCGGTATCGGGGCATGCCATGTTCGGGGTTGTGATGGGTTATCATCTCGGGAGAGCCAAGTTCTCCAAAGGGGCCAGAAGCCGGGGAATACTCGCCGTCTCGCTGTTTCTCCCTTGGATGTGGCACGGGATTTATGATTTTATTTTGAACACGACATCAAGCTACTGGATCTGGTTTATTGTGCCGCTGATGGCTTTTTTATGGTACGGAGGCATGATCAAGGTGGCGCGGGCCAACAACCTTTCGCCTTTTCGCCTGCTGAAACGGGAGGAAGAGGTTAATCTTTAG
- a CDS encoding genetic competence negative regulator codes for MRIERLSQDKIRIFLTFDDLSERGIQKEDMWQEVPKVHDLFTEMMDQAYNELGFDATGPLAVEVFALPAQGMVVIVTRGKYDHQYGASGEEELPDEIYEMEVTLEQADSIVYAFRDFEVVVEAAHVLIGNITSAGKLYSYNDKWYLYFDPKEYEEPALSALVAVLAEFGDSSPVTETVLDEYGKTVMAENAVQQLCAFFKRQE; via the coding sequence ATGAGAATAGAGCGTTTAAGTCAAGATAAGATACGGATTTTCCTCACTTTTGACGACCTGAGCGAGCGGGGGATCCAGAAGGAAGACATGTGGCAAGAAGTCCCCAAAGTTCATGACCTCTTTACGGAAATGATGGATCAGGCATACAACGAACTTGGATTTGACGCAACCGGTCCTCTTGCCGTGGAAGTGTTTGCTCTGCCCGCACAAGGTATGGTCGTCATCGTCACCCGAGGCAAATACGATCATCAATACGGAGCGTCCGGGGAGGAAGAACTGCCCGATGAGATTTATGAGATGGAGGTTACCCTGGAACAGGCGGACTCCATCGTCTACGCTTTCCGCGATTTCGAAGTCGTGGTAGAAGCGGCGCATGTGCTCATCGGCAACATTACTTCCGCCGGCAAGCTTTACTCCTATAACGATAAATGGTATCTCTATTTTGATCCGAAGGAATATGAGGAGCCGGCGCTGTCGGCACTTGTCGCTGTGCTTGCCGAATTCGGGGATTCTTCCCCGGTAACCGAGACGGTGCTGGACGAATACGGCAAGACGGTTATGGCGGAGAACGCCGTTCAGCAGCTGTGCGCCTTTTTCAAACGCCAAGAATAA